From Rhododendron vialii isolate Sample 1 chromosome 7a, ASM3025357v1:
ctctctctctctctctcaattcgaTATTGAAATCGTGCTCATACCATTTCATGATATTTTTGGATGTGCAGCTTGGCCACTCTTTGTTGCTGTTGCCTCCTGGACACGTGTTTTCCTCCATATGgcccttttcctttcttttgattCTCTCTCAGTTTCATTCATGCTTTGATGATCATACATATATAGACAAATATGGAAGGCTTTTTGTGTTTGCAGAATatgatgtatatatatacttttctctcattttttctttaattgttCTTCCTTAATTTTCTGATggattgaggtttttttttttccaagccCGTTCCCCATCTTTTGGCAAATTCTTCTTTGTCAGGTGGATTAAAAATGTAATCCTATTCAAAATGGAACTGTTCGCGTGTGTGTTTTACTTATTATTGTCAACATCTAGAACTCATGGGGATCGCAAAGTGAGCTTGATGCATGTTCATAAAATGCGAAGAGCTCGTACGTAGCTTAAGTTTTTTGCATTCTTTCTTTCCTTGGTGATAACTAAGGTACTAGTAGTTTAGTACTCTTCAAGGCAACGGACATTCCCCTCTCGTTTGCATACTtaattggaatacttaattgGAGAGGTCATCTTTACGGAGGGATAGTTACGCGTAAACATCTTGTATTTTTACAAAAAGTCATATTGTCCCTTTTGACTTTTAAAACACTTGTAATCACAATTAATCATGTTATTTGGTGTTGTAATGTCTGAATTTTAATAGGCTTCTAGTGGTCAAATATTTGAGTGTGATCattaaaaagtgaaataccaaaATCATTGCCTAATTTAAGAACGCTAAAAgacaaatattaaaatataattattaaAAAGTGAAATGTCAAAATCATGGCCTAATTTAATGCTTACAAATAGAAGGGGCACAACAAGTAAACAAAAGAACCCAAAATACGAGCAAAACTTCATGCCGAGTTTCCCAAAGAagcctgtttttttttaaaatctttattcaaaatttaatcGTATCTGttaattttaagatttttttgaattattggttcgtctcatTTTACTctcctaattttttattttcttaatgaaaataaattctttacaccacggtgtaaatatttgtttcctccaaatcaattacattgcgctacgttgcaaaacagtggtctcaatcaataaaacatggcgacgtggcgtaatgtaattgatttggaagaaacaaatgtttacactggctgtgtaaagaatttaatctctttgttaatactttaattttttctctctctaagataACCGGGTCTCACAATTTTCAAGTTCTAACATGTTTATGAGACAAAATCGATCTTGACCGACAAGTTGATCTCAGTTATTAAACGTCATCAAGCCAAACAATAATATCACATGTGAGAAAAGTGTGATCGGAGAGGGATCGAAAAAAATGTTGCTATTGTTGAATccaattctttacaccgccggtgtaaatatttatttcctctaaatcaattacattgtaCCACGTTGAAAAATAGTGGtctcaatcaataaaatatggcgacgtggcataatgtaattgatttgaaagaaacaaatgtttacactgaCGGCATAAAAAATTTAACCTCTTTGTtaatacttcaattttttttctctctcagaTAATttgggttttacaatttttaagttttaacatGTTTATGAGACAAATCGATCTTGACCGACAAGTCGATCTCAGTTATTAAACGTCATCAAGCCAAACAATAATATCACATGTGAGAAAAGTGTGATGGGGAGAGGGATCGATAAAAATGTTGTTATTGttgaatccaatttttttttttttgaacggcagaAAATATTGTTGAACACATGAACCCGTGCTCTGTCCGTAAGAAATCACGATTACACACGCTTAAGGCAGCAGAGATCCATTTCTCAAAGCTTCCACTGTGCTCCACGCAACCTCACCCAAAACTCctcacaaaattttgaaagcATAATTCCACGGTTTCCACCCCTCCTAAGAATCTTCCCCAAGAATCATCAacatcacctctctctctctctctctctctctctctctctcacacacacacacacacacacacacacacacacgcatttCCAAACCCCAAACCAAGATCCAATCAAGATCAAGAAACAGAGAGAATCCAATCCGAGTTCCAACCATGGCGAATCCCAATTCTTCAACCCCCTTCTTCGACTTCCCAGAAGACGTCCAGCTCTGCATCCTCTCCTTCCTCACCCCCTCCGAGATATCCGCCTTCGCCGCCACCTCCAagccctccctctccctctgccGCCACCTCTCTCCCAAGCTCTGGTTCTCCCTCTGCCACCGCCGCTGGTCCTCCAAAACCCTCATCCATAAATGGTCCCACCGCAACAAAATCCCCTTCAAGCACCTCTACCAAACCCTGGACGCCTACGACCAGCTCATCGGCTTCTGGCGCCGCAGTGGCACCGCCGGCGCCAAAACCCTAGTCCACTCCCCCCCGCCGCCCCCCCTCGTGTTCTTCGAGTGGGGGCCCTCGTTCGTAGCAGGTTCTAGGGTTTCGCCATGTAAAACACCTGGTTTGTATCACGTAATTAAATCTCCGTTTATTTGGTTAGGTATTGGGGCTAATGGTGAGCCAGTGAGTTTCGTTGATCCGGAGTGTAAGTTGGAATTGTGTGATGATTTGGAAAGATTGCTAGACAATGATGAGTTGGTGCCGGTTAGTGTTAGTTTTATGGGGAGTGGTCATGTGGTTGTGGAGGAGAATGCGAACTTTTCGTATTCAAATTCTCCGGAGGGGGGGAGGATTAGGAGGGTTTCGAGTTCGGGGAATTTGAGGGGGGAGGAGTGTGGGGTTGTTGTGGAGGATGTGAGTGGGTCGCCCGGGAGCTTACCGGATCGGTTGGTGTCGGAGATTTATCAGCACTTTGCGAATAGGACGAGTCCGGGAGGGGAGAGGGCGTCGAGGAGGCagaggaggagggagaaggagaggcaggggaggaggaggaagtggGAGCCGGAGCATTTCGTGAAGATTGTTAATTGCTCGCCTACGCGGTTGAGGCCTTTGCAAGGATTATGGAAGGTGgcgtttttgttcttttttggtgTTGTTGCACTTTGCAATTACTGCTAGAAGCTCATATAATCTATTATGCAAATTGCATTTATGAATAGAAGTTGTGACATTTACTGCAAGTTCGTAACAAAGACTATTGCTCTTAGCGAAAATTAGTGGATTCTAGGTACTCGGTTGTCAATTGGCTTCTTAGTCTTTATAGCACTCTGATTCAGTATTTTCTACATAGTTTTGATGCTTGAGTTCAGTCGTGTATCTTAGGCCGTTGCGCCTTTAAATTTGCACACGCTTGTTTTAAATGCTTTACATGTGTGAAGGTGATGACAGTTAGTTTTCCCAGAGTACAGTTGCTACGTTGGGATAAGAGGGTGTGTTGTTAACGGTTGTAGATAATCGTGCCAAGTTGGCACTTTGGTGAGACTTGAGATTATGCTGGACTTTTATAAAATCCTCCCACCTTTGTGTTTTTTATGATTAGATGAGAATTTCCTCCAAGTCAGCCATTATATAAGAATTACAAGTTTGAAACTGGGGTCCATAGCCTGTGTTGTAGGATTTTCCTGTGATTTTCTTCTGCATTTTTCCATTGAAGGAAACTAGGTTTTATGTAACTTGATGCAAGTATGATTTTTTCGGCATTAATTCTATGTAAAGGAACTTTATTATATGTGACTTGATTCTGCATTGCTTGCTATACAAATTAGATGTAACTTTAATATATATTAATCActgagaaaattattttcattcatTGAGCTGAAACTTCATGGTTGAGGAAGTCAAATAGGAATTCTCCGCAGTTGCTCCATCATACCTCACCCTTGGATTAAATTgctgttctttttcttttctttttttcatgtgCTGGTTTTTTAAGTTGCTAAATTTTATGTTCTATGCGAAATAGTTTTGTGACCTTAAGTTAGTTCGGATGA
This genomic window contains:
- the LOC131332028 gene encoding F-box protein At3g12350 isoform X2; the encoded protein is MANPNSSTPFFDFPEDVQLCILSFLTPSEISAFAATSKPSLSLCRHLSPKLWFSLCHRRWSSKTLIHKWSHRNKIPFKHLYQTLDAYDQLIGFWRRSGTAGAKTLVHSPPPPPLVFFEWGPSFVAGSRVSPCKTPGLYHVIKSPFIWLGIGANGEPVSFVDPECKLELCDDLERLLDNDELVPVSVSFMGSGHVVVEENANFSYSNSPEGGRIRRVSSSGNLRGEECGVVVEDVSGSPGSLPDRLVSEIYQHFANRTSPGGERASRRQRRREKERQGRRRKWEPEHFVKIVNCSPTRLRPLQGLWKLLILKHGGVKGSLTKAHMMLSPVSCCRVFVMI
- the LOC131332028 gene encoding F-box protein At3g12350 isoform X1, with protein sequence MANPNSSTPFFDFPEDVQLCILSFLTPSEISAFAATSKPSLSLCRHLSPKLWFSLCHRRWSSKTLIHKWSHRNKIPFKHLYQTLDAYDQLIGFWRRSGTAGAKTLVHSPPPPPLVFFEWGPSFVAGSRVSPCKTPGLYHVIKSPFIWLGIGANGEPVSFVDPECKLELCDDLERLLDNDELVPVSVSFMGSGHVVVEENANFSYSNSPEGGRIRRVSSSGNLRGEECGVVVEDVSGSPGSLPDRLVSEIYQHFANRTSPGGERASRRQRRREKERQGRRRKWEPEHFVKIVNCSPTRLRPLQGLWKGICDDMNLDFYLVSYDDIGGIACRRVGDSSHLFAEYSPVFWTSNTTFIESPFSAEEEYIYDSRIHLRPPEATDSIHGQLPWMENQVVSRILDINSSYDLVIPNLAGASANPRQVQGRIWLYGNGSFGFGFLRNNYIIDLKHISQNGCILDTMELCND